The DNA sequence CCGGTACCGATACCAAGGGCGACGTCGAGTGGGACATCTACGGCGGCAAGCGCGGTGACATCGGCGGCGGCTTCACTTATGACGTCGGTGGTCTGGCCTACTACTATCCGGGCAACACCCTGGACAAGGTGGCCAAGAACGCCAACACCTTCGAACTGTACGGCCAGGTCGGTTACGGCCCGGGCTACTTCAAGTATTCGCAATCGCTGACCAACCTGTTCGGCGCTGCCAACAGCAAGTACAGCCAATACTTCGATCTGGGTGCCAACATCGAGACCTACTATGGCGTCATCCTGGGTCTGCATGTCGGTCACCAGAACGTGCGTGGCAATCCCAACCAGTTGAGCTACACCGACTGGAAGATCGGTCTGTCCAAGACCTTCGACCAAGCCGCCGGTATCACCCTGGGCCTGGCCTATGTCGGTACCGACCTCAAGGATGGCGTGTCCACCACGCCGGCCTCGGATGGCTTCAAGAACGTCGGCAAGAATGGCTTTGTCGTCTCCCTCAGCAAAACTTTCTAACAAGAGGTTCGTATGAAACTGATCACTGCGATCATCAAACCGTTCAAGCTGGACGAGGTGCGTGAAGCCCTCTCCGCGATCGGTGTGCAAGGCATCACCGTGACCGAAGTCAAGGGCTTCGGTCGTCAGAAAGGCCATACCGAGCTGTATCGCGGGGCCGAGTATGTGGTCGATTTCCTGCCCAAGACCAAGATCGAGGCCGCGGTGGACGACGCCATCGTCGAGCGCGCCCTGGAAGCCATTGAGACCGCCGCACGCACCGGCAAGATCGGCGACGGCAAGATCTTCGTCCAGGATCTGCTGGATGTGATCCGTATCCGTACCGGCGAAACCGGCAAAGACGCTCTGTAAAAAAGGGGAACTCTAATGAGCATGAAGAAAATGTTTTCCGGCGTGCTGGCCATTGGCGCGCTGTTGTTGGCGGTAGGTTTTACCGCTCCGGCCCAGGCGCAGGACGCGCCCAAGCCTGAAGCTGCAGCGGCCGCCGCCGCTGCCCCGGCCGCTGCCGCTCCGGCCGCGCCCAAGGCTGACGCCGCCGCCCCTGCTGCGGCTGCCCCGGCCGCTCCGGCTGCTGCTGCGGCCGCACCGGCGCCGGTGCCCAACAAGGGCGACACCGCCTGGATGCTGATCTCGACCGCCTTCGTCATCCTGATGACGCTGCCGGGCCTGGGCCTGTTCTACGGCGGCCTGGTGCGCAGCAAGAACATGCTGTCGGTGCTGATGCAGTGCTTCGTGATCTTCTCGCTGATCTACATCCTGTGGTTCGTCTACGGCTACAGCATCGCCTTCACCGAGGGCAACGCCTTCTTCGGTGGCTTCGACCGCCTGTTCCTGCACGGTCTGACCGGTGACTCCAACACCGGCACCTTCAGCAAGGGCGTGGTCATTCCTGAACTGTCCTTCGTCGCCTTCCAAGGTGCGTTCGCCGCCATCACCGTGGCGCTGATCATCGGTTCCTTCGCTGAACGTGTGAAGTTCTCGGCCGTGATCCTGTTCTCGATCCTGTGGTTCACCTTCTCCTACCTGCCGATGGCCCACATGGTCTGGTTCTGGCCGGGTCCGGACGCCTTCACCGACGCTGCTGCCGCTGAAAAGGCGACCGCCATCTCGGGCTGGCTGTTCCAGAAGGGCGCGCTGGACTTCGCTGGCGGTACCGTGGTGCACATCAACGCCGCTATCGCTGGCCTGGTCGGTTCCTATGTGATCGGCAAGCGTATCGGTTTCGGCAAGGAAGCCTTCAAGCCGCATAGCCTGACCCTGACCATGGTCGGTGCCTCGCTGCTGTGGTTCGGCTGGTTCGGCTTCAACGCCGGCTCGGCCCTGGAAGCCAACGGCAGCGCTGCCCTGGCCTTCGTCAACACCATCCTGGCAACTGCCGCCGCCGTGTTGTCCTGGAGCTTCGGCGAATGGATCGGCAAGGGCAAGCCCTCCATGCTGGGCGCCGCTTCCGGTGCGGTCGCTGGCCTGGTGGCCATCACCCCGGCGGCTGGTTTCGTGGGCGTCATCGGCGCCGTGGTCATGGGCCTGATCGCTGGTCTGCTGTGCCTGTGGGGCGTGAGCGGTCTGAAGAAGATCCTGGGTTCGGACGATGCGCTGGACGTGTTTGGCGTGCACGGCGTGGGCGGCATCCTGGGTGCCCTGTTGACCGGCGTGTTCGCAGCTCCCAGCCTGGGCGGCACCGGTATCTATGACTACGTGGCCAACGCTGTGGCACCGGATTACTCCATCGGCGGCCAGGTCTGGATCCAGTTCCAGGGCGTGCTGACCACCGTGATCCTGTCGGGTGTGGTCTCCTTCATCGCCTACAAGATCGTGGATGTCGTCATCGGCCTGCGTGTGACCGAGGAAGAAGAACGCGAAGGCCTGGATATCTCCAGCCACGGCGAATCGGCTTACCACTAAGCATCTGTCGTACTGAGTCTGCAGTATTCCTTCGGGGCTGGAAACGGCCTCTTTATAAGGCGCCTTCGGGCGCCTTTTTTCATGTTGGTGCGCGATACAGTGAATATCTCGACAATTGCCCGAATGCAATATGTCTCTTTTAAGCCATTTTCTTCACGCAATCAGTTTTCCAGATGCATTGCCGGGTCGACACGCCAACAATTCCCGACTATTTGACTCGGACTCTTTAAAATGCCCGCATCATCGCCATCTGAACACTCCCGACCACGCCTTTGCAGCGACCGTGGGCGGCTCCGGCTTTGCTGAAATGGCAACAGTGGCGTCTAGTGCGTCGCAACACGGTTTCAGGAATCCGCTAAAATCGATCCTCGCTGCCGGCATTTACATTTAGTTAAGGTCTTTTATGGTCCCGCATCTTGTCACCGCTCTCAATGGTCCTCTGCTGGAGCTGGAGAAGAAAATCCTGGGCGCCACGCCGGCCATCGAACGCTGGTTCCGCATGGAGTGGCAGGAGCATACGCCGCCCTTCTATTGCTCGGTCGACCTGCGCAATGCCGGTTTCAAGCTGGCGCCGGTCGATACCAACCTGTTCCCCGGCGGCTTCAACAATCTTTCGCCGGAAATGCTGCCGCTGGCGGTGCAAGCGGCCATGGCGGCCATCGAAAAGTACTGCCCGGATGCGCGCAACCTGTTGCTGATCCCGGAAAACCAGCCCGGCAATACCTTCTACCTGCAAAATATCGGCCGTCTGATGCAGATCTTCCGCCAGACCGGTCTGAACGTGCGTCTGGGGACGCTGGCGCCGGGCGCCACCAAGCCGCAGCAGATCGAACTGCCCGATGGCACCCACATCACGCTGGAACCGCTGGAGCGCTCGGCCAATGGCCGCCGCCTGGGCCTGAAGAACTTCGACCCCTGTACCGTGCTGCTCAACAATGACCTGTCCAGTGGCGTCCCTTCGGTGCTGGAAGGGCTATATGAACAAAGCGTCCTGCCGCCGCTGCACGCGGGCTGGGCGCTGCGCCGCAAGAGCAATCA is a window from the Herbaspirillum rubrisubalbicans genome containing:
- a CDS encoding TorF family putative porin; the encoded protein is MKKLILATAIAASFVSTVARAEDAKPDNELTFNAAVVNDYRYRGLTQTRFDPALQVGADYTHNPTGLYAGTWLTNIKWIKDAGTLAGTDTKGDVEWDIYGGKRGDIGGGFTYDVGGLAYYYPGNTLDKVAKNANTFELYGQVGYGPGYFKYSQSLTNLFGAANSKYSQYFDLGANIETYYGVILGLHVGHQNVRGNPNQLSYTDWKIGLSKTFDQAAGITLGLAYVGTDLKDGVSTTPASDGFKNVGKNGFVVSLSKTF
- a CDS encoding P-II family nitrogen regulator, which encodes MKLITAIIKPFKLDEVREALSAIGVQGITVTEVKGFGRQKGHTELYRGAEYVVDFLPKTKIEAAVDDAIVERALEAIETAARTGKIGDGKIFVQDLLDVIRIRTGETGKDAL
- a CDS encoding ammonium transporter, with product MSMKKMFSGVLAIGALLLAVGFTAPAQAQDAPKPEAAAAAAAAPAAAAPAAPKADAAAPAAAAPAAPAAAAAAPAPVPNKGDTAWMLISTAFVILMTLPGLGLFYGGLVRSKNMLSVLMQCFVIFSLIYILWFVYGYSIAFTEGNAFFGGFDRLFLHGLTGDSNTGTFSKGVVIPELSFVAFQGAFAAITVALIIGSFAERVKFSAVILFSILWFTFSYLPMAHMVWFWPGPDAFTDAAAAEKATAISGWLFQKGALDFAGGTVVHINAAIAGLVGSYVIGKRIGFGKEAFKPHSLTLTMVGASLLWFGWFGFNAGSALEANGSAALAFVNTILATAAAVLSWSFGEWIGKGKPSMLGAASGAVAGLVAITPAAGFVGVIGAVVMGLIAGLLCLWGVSGLKKILGSDDALDVFGVHGVGGILGALLTGVFAAPSLGGTGIYDYVANAVAPDYSIGGQVWIQFQGVLTTVILSGVVSFIAYKIVDVVIGLRVTEEEEREGLDISSHGESAYH